In the genome of Mugil cephalus isolate CIBA_MC_2020 chromosome 21, CIBA_Mcephalus_1.1, whole genome shotgun sequence, one region contains:
- the LOC124998870 gene encoding protein NLRC3-like yields MDQTEDTQEGVPPSKTTLRGDHENQIRARRNLQQRPDSAVPTCVSMKSDQSMVKPIRFADGHQSVHEGILQQTPDSAVPTCVSMKSDQSMVKPIRFADGHQSVHQGVNQQSSGVLSDQSVPQHQTHLDSIITLLEDNIITFVKNELKKIQKVLSPDYPECSESQREDEEVLEGEDEEQRRSSRDLLVKMTVNFLRRMKQEELADCLQSRTGAAQCGRKVKSSLKEKFQCVFEGIAKAGNSTLLNEIYTELYITEGGTAGVNDEHEVRQIETASRKPDRPETSIRQEDLFKASPGRHGPIRRVMTKGVAGIGKTVLTQKFTLDWAEDKANQDILFIFPLTFRELNVVKERKFSLVELVHHFFTETKEAGICSFEDFQVVFIFDGLDECRLPLDFHKTEILTDVTESTSVDVLLTNLIRGKLLPSARLWITTRPAAANQIPPECVDMVTEVRGFTDPQKEEYFRKSFRDEEQASSIISHIKTSRSLHIMCHIPVFCWITATVLEDVLETREGGELPKTLTEMYIHFLVVQAKVKKVKYDGGAETDPHWSPESRKMIESLGKLAFDQLQKGNLIFYESDLTECGIDIRAASVYSGVFTQIFKEERGLYQDKVFCFIHLSVQEFLAALHVHLTFINSGVNLMEEQQTTCQWSKLFKNLTRLHQSAVDKALQSPNGHLDLFLRFLLGLSLQTNQTLLRGLLTQTGSRSQTNQETVQYIKKKISENVSAERSINLFHCLKELNHGSLVKEIQQSLRSGRLSTDELSPGQWSALGFILLSSGEDLDEFDLKKYSASEEALLRLLPVVKASNKALLSSCNLSDRSCEALASVLSSQSSSLRELDLSNNNLQDSGVKLLSAGLESPHCKLETLSLSGCLITEEGCSSLASALSSNPTHLRKLDLSYNHPGVNGSKQLSAGLEDPLWRLDTLRMDHGGEQWLKPGLRKYFCELEVDTNSVSRKLKLSDNNRKVTHVEEEQPYPDHPDRFYPWPQLLCINVLTGRCFWEVEWRGNVDISVSYRGIRRRGNMYDSWFGKNDPSWSLFCSDDGYDVYHNNRRTSISSSSVSNRVSVHVDCPAGTLSFYRVSSYKLIHIHTFNTTFTEPLYLGFRLWSPGSSVSLCSLEEGESLK; encoded by the exons ATGGATCAGACTGAGGACACACaggagggagtccctccctctaaaaccactcTGAGGGGGGACCATGAGAACCAGATCAGAGCTCGGAG GAACCTCCAGCAAAGACCAGACTCTGCAGTACCCACCTGTGTTTCCATGAAGAGTGACCAGTCTATGGTTAAACCCATCAGGTTTGCAGATGGACATCAGTCTGTTCATGAAGG GATCCTCCAGCAAACACCAGATTCTGCAGTACCCAcctgtgtgtccatgaagagtgaccaGTCTATGGTTAAACCCATCAGATTTGCAGATGGACATCAGTCTGTTCATCAAGG agttaaccagcagagctcaggggttctcagtgatcagtctgtCCCTCAGCATCAAACACATCTGGACTCCATAATCACG CTACTGGAAgacaacatcatcacttttgtgaagaacgagctgaagaagatccagaaggttctGAGTCctgattacccagaatgctcagagagtcagagggaggatgaggaggtgttggagggtgaggatgaagagcagaggaggagcagcagagatttactggtgaagatgacagtgaacttcctgaggagaatgaagcaggaggagctggctgactgtctgcagagca gAACTGGTGCTGCACAgtgtggacgtaaagttaaatctagtctgaaggagaagttccagtgtgtgtttgaggggattgctaaagctggaaactcaacccttctgaatgagatctacacagagctctacatcacagagggagggactgcaggggtcaatgatgaacatgaggtcagacagattgaaacagcatccaggaaaccagacagaccagaaacaagcatcagacaagaagacctctttaaagcctcacctggaagacatggaccaatcagaagagtgatgacaaagggagtggctggcattgggaaaacagtcttaacacagaagttcactctggactgggctgaagacaaagccaaccaggacatcctcttcatatttccattgactttcagagagctgaatgtggtgaaagagagaaagttcagcttggtggaacttgttcatcacttcttcactgaaaccaaagaagcaggaatctgcagctttgaagacttccaggtcgtgttcatctttgacggtctggatgagtgtcgacttcctctggacttccacaagactgagatcctgactgatgttacagagtccacctcagtggatgtgctgctgacaaacctcatcagggggaaactgcttccctctgctcgcctctggataaccacacgacctgcagcagccaatcagatccctcctgagtgtgttgacatggtgacagaggtcagagggttcactgacccccagaaggaggagtacttcaggaagagcttcagagatgaggagcaggccagcagcatcatctcccacatcaagacatcacgaagcctccacatcatgtgtcatatcccagtcttctgctggatcactgctacagttctggaggatgtgttggaaaccagagagggaggagagctgcccaagacccttactgagatgtacatccacttcctggtggttcaggccaaagtcaagaaggtcaaatatgatggaggagctgagacagatccacactggagtccagagagcaggaagatgattgagtctctgggaaaactggcttttgatcagctgcagaaaggaaacctgatcttctatgaatcagacctgacagagtgtggcatcgatatcagagcagcctcagtgtactcaggagtgttcacacagatctttaaagaggagagaggcctgtaccaggacaaggtgttctgtttcatccatctgagtgttcaggagtttctggctgctctccatgtccatctgaccttcatcaactctggagtcaacctgatggaagaacaacaaactacatgTCAGTGgtctaaactatttaaaaatctaacacgtctccatcagagtgctgtggacaaggccttacagagtccaaatggacacctggacttgttcctccgcttcctcctgggtctttcactgcagaccaatcagactctcctacgaggcctgctgacacagacaggaagtagatcacagaccaatcaggaaacagtccagtacatcaagaagaagatcagtgagaatgtgtctgcagagagaagcatcaatctgttccactgtctgaaggAACTGAATCATGGTTCTCTAGTgaaggagatccaacagtccctgagatcaggacgtctctccacagatgAACTGTCTCCTGGTCAGTGGTCAGCTCTAggcttcatcttactgtcatcaggagaagatctggatgagtttgacctaaagaaatactctgcttcagaggaggctcttctgaggctgctgccagtggtcaaagcctccaacaaagctct GCTGAGCAGTTGCAACCTCTCAGacagaagctgtgaagctctggcctcagttctcagctcccagtcctccagtctgagagagctggacctgagtaacaacaacctgcaggattcaggagtgaagctgctgtctgctggactggagagtcctcactgtaaactggaaactctcag tctgtcaggttgtctgatcacagaggaaggatgttcttctctggcctcagctctgagctccaaccCCACCCATCTGAGAaagctggacctgagctacaaccatCCAGGAGTCAATGGATCAAAGcagctgtctgctggactggaggatcCACTCTGGAGACTGGACACTCTCAG GATGGACCATGGTGGAGAGCAGTGGTTAAAACCTGGTCTGAGGAAGT atttCTGCGAACTTGAAGTCGACACAAACTCAGTCAGTAGAAAACTCAAACTAtctgacaacaacaggaaggtgacacatgtggaggaggagcagccatatcctgatcatccagacagattttACCCATGGCCTCAGCTGCTGTGTATAAATGTTCTGACTGGTCGATGTTTCTGGGAGGTTGAGTGGAGAGGAAACGTTGATATATCAGTAAGTTACAGAGGAAtcagaaggagaggaaacatGTATGACAGCTGGTTTGGAAAGAATGATCCTTCCTGGAGTCTGTTCTGCTCTGACGATGGTTACGATGTCTATCACAATAACAGAAGAACATCcatctcctcgtcctctgtctCTAACAGAGTCTCAGTGCATGTGGACTGTCCTGCTGgaactctgtccttctacagagtCTCCTCTTACAAACTGATCCACATCcacaccttcaacaccacaTTCACTGAACCTCTCTATCTTGGATTTAGATTGTGGTCTCCTggttcctcagtgtctctgtgttctctggaggaaggagagtCTTTGAAGtga